GATATCCAGTGAATCAAACGAATCTGTAACGAAAGACTACTTTAATCCGAGATTCGTGATCGAATCTTTCAGGCGTATTTGTTAGTTTATAGTAATCTGCTCTTCCCTTAGTTTATTCACCGGCAACCGTGTTCCCGACAAGATATTTGCCATTATTCCAAAATATTCCCTTAAGTTTTAAGTCATCCAATCGAAAGATGTCGTGAAGGCTTGATTGATCGTAGGGATTTCTCACCCCTACACATATTTTTCAATGTCGCCTAAAACGGTTGAACATCTGGGGTATTGGGATCTCGTTACAATTATTTTATCCAATGCAAACCCATCCCAATGGGGGCGCTATGGCTGGAAGTATCCCACACGATACATCTTCCCATTTACCAAACGCTTTTCAATCTCACGTTGGCCAATCCGAAGGCCAGACAACTTCCGCTAATTCTCAGGAGCTGATTGCATCCACACCAATTCCGATTACACAATCGGGGAAAAGTAACCATGCACCGCACCATTCCCTGAACTGGTCAGTTGGATGCGGGATGGTCAATCCCACAACATTGGAGAAAACACCCGACTTGCGCGACACTACAACAGCAGGAACTGGAGGCCGAATCCGAGGAGCAACGTAAGAGGCAAAAAAGCTGAACAGCAGATATAAGTTCTATCTCCCCTCCCCCGTTTGTTTCTCCGCCCAGCTTCCAATTGGAATCACAGCTCGGACAGAGAAAGCCGGAACCATGACCTCGGACTTGTCATCATCGACATCGATGACGCCCATGAAATCCCGTGGAAGATCCGCGGAAGTTTTCTGAGGACCCCCATACCGTCCTGTCAACATCTCCCATCCGGAACCGGGAACAAATCCTGTATTTTGTCGGGCCCTATGAGCGACACGATTGCACAAGTCGGTCTTTGGCGAGAGTTGTGGAATATGCCCGGAAGATCTCCGGAAATGACATCGATGAAAGTGGATCCGATGTGGTACGTGGATGCCAATGGTCCGCATGATCCTGAAGTCCATTTCAATTCCTCCGCAGATATGCTGCTGAATTGGAATGGACAGACATCGTGCAGAGGGCAGAAGAGCTAGAAGCAGCTGAACTGGTCCAGATGCAGGCAGACGCCGCCAATCGCAAGCACTATGACGGAAAAGAAGCGGGGATCCTTCATTCCATCGTCCAACATCTGAATCTGGGAAACAAGCCAAGCGGGAAGCGACCGAGGGCAAGGCCACATTCCTTTCCCTCCTGAGGCGGGCAGAACAAACCGGATGGAGAAACGACCACAAATCCTTGCTGGAACTCGATCCGTTTTCCATGGATTTCCAGGGACGTTCCATATACTTCCAGGGATATCTCTCCAATGACATGGAAGCATTGGCCGCATTCATGGAAGCATTCACCGATGAACGACAAAAGCGGTACATCCTTCAGGCACCCACCGGAGCGGGAAAGACCTACTCCGTCTTCCGAATCGTTGCGCAACAAGTCGCCACAGTGGAAACGCCACTGGTGTTCTCCGCTCCCCTCACCCTTCAGCTGGAACAATTTTCCCAAACCTATAGCGCGCCAGTCGTCCATGCGGAATCCACCAGCGAGACGCTGAAATCCCTCCATGACCAATCCGTCATCCTGTGCACTTTCGATTCCCTCCATCGGGTTGAGGAAACACTTGGAACCCGAAAATGGCGAAGCTGTACAGTGTGCTTCGATGAAGGCCATCAGTTAGCCATGGCCGCTCAGGACAACTACAAACTCAGACCTTATACCCGGTCCTTTCAGACTGCGGAACGGGCAAATCGGATTGTCATCATCTCCGCGACCCCACATCCCTATTTCGTAGACATGGACTTCCAGTATGTCCAGTTCATCCAGCGGGACACCACCCCCGTAGAAGTCATACCCGTCCAGCTCCCATCCAGTAACAAGCAACAGGTGGATGCAACTGCCATCCGGATGATTGCCCTACATGCATCCGAGCAGGACCAGATTCAGCTTGTATTTCTCGATAGTAATGATCGATTGGAGGGATACCGGGATCAATTAATTGCCTCCGGTGCATACACCCCAAAGGAGATTGCCTTGATTTCCCGACGGGCAAGAAAGGATGAGGGACTGGATGGAATCGTGTATCGGAGCATCGTCGAACAATCCGTCATCCCAGCAGGGATTCGGGTGATCCTCTGCACACGGATCCTATCCGAGGGCATCAGCCTGAACAATGAACATATCGGGGTGGTCCATCTGATCGAAGTGGACAATCAGGAACTATTTGCCCAGTTCCCTGCACGGGCTCGGAAAGTGGACAAAATAAGGGCCTACAGCTATCTCCCGGAACGGAAAGTCTTTACCCGATCTTCCGGCTATGCCGCCAATATGATCGAGTACAAGAAATTGGAGGCGGAATCTGTCGCCCAATCCTACAACCAGAAATATGATGATCGATCCTCCAGGCTACGGGGAATCTCGGAATACTACGACCGAAAGGTACGAAGGGACATCCTGCGGGACTCCGAGCCCAGCCTGCTCATTGCCCCCAACTACATGTCCGGCCGTCCGGAAACCAACCACCTGTTCATCTTCAACCAGCTGATCGAGCAACGGGACCTCGGTACAGACAGAAACACCTTCTACCGGATCCTGGACAAGCGATATCCACACATTTCCATCCTGCCGGAGCTCTCCCTCCCATCCGAGGATGAACTCTCCGAAAACCTCAAGATCTCCAAGGAGCAGAAGCGGAAACTCAAACAAGACAGTCGGGAAGAACTGTACGATGCCTTGATCGAAAATCCCCAGGCGGTATTCGCAGCAGTGGCCACCAGCGACCGCCGGTCCGATCTCGTGCAGCAATGCGACCGACTCTCCCGGGCGACTGCTCCAACACAAGATGCCACGACTGCAGTCAAATCCGCCATGCGGCATGGAGAAACCCGCCCCATCTGGCAGGCCCTGACGATCGAGCAACTCGGCATCCCGGAAGACGTCGGCAAAGCCCTTCTCTCCAAACGGTGGGACAACAAGAAGTTCTCCCAGATCCGAGAAGCCATCCGCACCCAGCAACTGATGATCACGGGCGAGGTGGAACCAGCCTCTTTCGAGGAACATGAGACCCTGAGAGCCCACGCCTTGCTACTGGATTATTTTGAAGGACTCGAACAGGAAGCCATCCGGATCGATGCTCTGGAGGCGAAGACGCTCCTCAAGGAGATCACAGGGCACGACTATGGTCGCGGTGCGATAGCCTTCCTCCGGAGGTTCTTCAAGGTTGATACCCGAAAGGGGAGCTATCTGATCCATGGGCTGCTCTCCCTCGATGGGATTTATCAGGACCTCTCAGTAAGTTTCGAAAAGTGAAGGAAGTACCGT
This portion of the Pontibacter sp. G13 genome encodes:
- a CDS encoding DEAD/DEAH box helicase family protein produces the protein MDFQGRSIYFQGYLSNDMEALAAFMEAFTDERQKRYILQAPTGAGKTYSVFRIVAQQVATVETPLVFSAPLTLQLEQFSQTYSAPVVHAESTSETLKSLHDQSVILCTFDSLHRVEETLGTRKWRSCTVCFDEGHQLAMAAQDNYKLRPYTRSFQTAERANRIVIISATPHPYFVDMDFQYVQFIQRDTTPVEVIPVQLPSSNKQQVDATAIRMIALHASEQDQIQLVFLDSNDRLEGYRDQLIASGAYTPKEIALISRRARKDEGLDGIVYRSIVEQSVIPAGIRVILCTRILSEGISLNNEHIGVVHLIEVDNQELFAQFPARARKVDKIRAYSYLPERKVFTRSSGYAANMIEYKKLEAESVAQSYNQKYDDRSSRLRGISEYYDRKVRRDILRDSEPSLLIAPNYMSGRPETNHLFIFNQLIEQRDLGTDRNTFYRILDKRYPHISILPELSLPSEDELSENLKISKEQKRKLKQDSREELYDALIENPQAVFAAVATSDRRSDLVQQCDRLSRATAPTQDATTAVKSAMRHGETRPIWQALTIEQLGIPEDVGKALLSKRWDNKKFSQIREAIRTQQLMITGEVEPASFEEHETLRAHALLLDYFEGLEQEAIRIDALEAKTLLKEITGHDYGRGAIAFLRRFFKVDTRKGSYLIHGLLSLDGIYQDLSVSFEK